From a single Sorghum bicolor cultivar BTx623 chromosome 5, Sorghum_bicolor_NCBIv3, whole genome shotgun sequence genomic region:
- the LOC8069284 gene encoding probable calcium-binding protein CML49 isoform X2, whose product MAGYPPPPPGSGYPHHGPPPPPGYRAPPPPPYGSPPPPPAPSAPPPPPPYGGPQPPPPPPPGHGGNPFASLVPSGFPPGTDPNVVACFMAADRDGSGVIDDKELQSALSGYNQSFSLRTVHLLMYIFTNTNVRKIGPKEFTSVFYSLQNWRAIFERFDRDRSGRIDTSELRDALLSLGYSVSPTVLDLLVSKFDKTGGKSKAIEYDNFIECCLTVKGLTEKFKEKDTAYSGSATFTYEAFMLTVLPFLIA is encoded by the exons ATGGCCGGCTACCCGCCGCCACCTCCCGGCTCCGGCTACCCCCACCAcggtccgcctccgcctcccggCTACcgcgccccgccgccgccgccgtacggctccccgccaccgccgccagcCCCCTCcgccccgcccccgcccccgccctaCGGCGgcccgcagccgccgccgccaccaccaccagggCACGGCGGCAACCCGTTCGCGTCGCTGGTGCCCTCGGGGTTCCCGCCTGGGACCGACCCCAACGTGGTGGCGTGCTTCATGGCCGCCGACCGCGACGGCAGCGGCGTGATCGACGACAAGGAGCTGCAGTCCGCGCTGTCCGGGTACAACCAGAGCTTCAGCCTCCGCACCGTCCACCTCCTCATGTACATCTTCACCAACACCAACGTCCGCAAGATCG GACCCAAGGAATTCACTTCTGTGTTTTACAGTCTTCAGAACTGGAGA GCAATATTTGAGAGGTTTGATCGTGATCGAAGTGGCAGGATTGACACATCAGAACTGCGTGATGCTCTTCTCAGTCTGGGATATTCTGTCTCTCCAACCGTCCTAGATCTGCTTGTGTCTAAATTTGACAAGACTGGGGGCAAGAGCAAAGCAATTGAATATGATAACTTCATCGA ATGCTGCCTCACTGTTAAG GGACTGACTGAGAAGTTCAAGGAGAAGGACACTGCATACTCTGGGTCAGCGACTTTTACCTACGAGGCCTTCATGCTGACCGTGCTCCCTTTCCTCATCGCGTAG
- the LOC8069284 gene encoding probable calcium-binding protein CML50 isoform X1, with amino-acid sequence MAGYPPPGSGYPYGPGGGGGGYGAPPPYGSSPAPSAPPYGETKPPKEGKTSSSSSSGGSAPPYYGGAPPPSHPSYGGGGGYGAPPPQYGAPPPQQYGAPPPQSYGGGPPAPYGGGGYGGSPFASLVPSAFPPGTDPNVVACFQAADRDGSGMIDDKELQSALSGYNQSFSLRTVHLLMYLFTNTNVRKIGPKEFTSVFYSLQNWRAIFERFDRDRSGRIDTSELRDALLSLGYSVSPTVLDLLVSKFDKTGGKSKAIEYDNFIECCLTVKGLTEKFKEKDTAYSGSATFTYEAFMLTVLPFLIA; translated from the exons ATGGCCGGCTACCCGCCTCCCGGCTCCGGCTACCCCTACGGCCCGGGCGGCGGGGGTGGGGGCTACGGCGCCCCGCCTCCCTACGGCTCGTCGCCCGCGCCCTCGGCCCCGCCCTACGGCGAGACGAAGCCGCCCAAGGAAGGCaagacctcctcctcctcctcctccggcggcTCCGCGCCCCCCTACTACGGCGGCGCGCCACCCCCTTCCCATCCCTCCTacggcggcgggggcggctACGGCGCGCCACCCCCGCAGTACGGCGCGCCACCGCCCCAGCAGTACGGGGCGCCGCCGCCCCAGTCCTACGGGGGCGGCCCGCCTGCGCCGTACGGGGGCGGAGGGTACGGAGGCAGCCCGTTCGCGTCGCTGGTGCCCTCGGCGTTCCCGCCGGGGACCGACCCCAACGTGGTCGCCTGCTTCCAGGCCGCCGACCGCGACGGCAGCGGCATGATCGATGACAAGGAGCTGCAGTCTGCGCTGTCCGGGTATAACCAGAGCTTCAGCCTCCGCACTGTTCATCTACTCATGTACCTCTTCACCAACACCAACGTCCGCAAGATCG GACCCAAGGAATTCACTTCTGTGTTTTACAGTCTTCAGAACTGGAGA GCAATATTTGAGAGGTTTGATCGTGATCGAAGTGGCAGGATTGACACATCAGAACTGCGTGATGCTCTTCTCAGTCTGGGATATTCTGTCTCTCCAACCGTCCTAGATCTGCTTGTGTCTAAATTTGACAAGACTGGGGGCAAGAGCAAAGCAATTGAATATGATAACTTCATCGA ATGCTGCCTCACTGTTAAG GGACTGACTGAGAAGTTCAAGGAGAAGGACACTGCATACTCTGGGTCAGCGACTTTTACCTACGAGGCCTTCATGCTGACCGTGCTCCCTTTCCTCATCGCGTAG